TACGCTGTCCCCGAGGATGGGAGGCAGGGCGCTGGATGAGTTCAGCGACGAAAGATGGGAGGAGACAGGCCGCATCATCGGCAGGATGCACCTTGCAACCCAAAAAAAAAGCTCTGCCCAGCGCGCCGTCTGGCGCCCGCAAAAGGCCACCGAGGCACATCTTAAGACCCTCCTTTCCGGCGGGACCGTCCTGCCCGACTATAAAGCACCTCTGGAAAAGGCAGCCCGCGCGTTTATCGAAGCCTTTGATCCTCTCTTTAATGACAGAGAGCTGTTCCTGATCCATGGAGATATCCACCGCGGCAACTTCATTCATCGACCGCAGGAAGGCGTATATGTCATAGACTTTGACGATATCTGCACCGGGCCTGCCGTACAGGACCTGTGGATGCTTCTCCCCGACAAAGAGGAGAACTGCAGAAAAGAGATCGAGCTTTTTTTAAAAGGTTATCAAACTTTTAGAAAATTCGACTTATCGGAACTTGACCTGATACCCGCGCTCAGGATAATGAGGATGGTCCATTTTGCCGCCTGGTGCTCCGTTCAAAAGGGGGAGCCACACTTTGAACAGAGCTTTCCCAAATGGGGAGACCAGAAATACTGGAACGAACTTATCCGGGAGATGAACCGCCTTATTTTTTTTCAAGAATAGATAACAGATACT
The DNA window shown above is from Candidatus Margulisiibacteriota bacterium and carries:
- a CDS encoding serine/threonine protein kinase, yielding MKDIWAKLTHEAVISAAEKETGKTLNGFCLKRNSYINRVFELEDSKTKQRYIAKFYRPGRWDSDTIQEEQDLLSHLKELDLPVIAPIKAKGRSLFRFDGIYFTLSPRMGGRALDEFSDERWEETGRIIGRMHLATQKKSSAQRAVWRPQKATEAHLKTLLSGGTVLPDYKAPLEKAARAFIEAFDPLFNDRELFLIHGDIHRGNFIHRPQEGVYVIDFDDICTGPAVQDLWMLLPDKEENCRKEIELFLKGYQTFRKFDLSELDLIPALRIMRMVHFAAWCSVQKGEPHFEQSFPKWGDQKYWNELIREMNRLIFFQE